A genomic segment from Polyangium mundeleinium encodes:
- a CDS encoding S9 family peptidase: protein MHKAQGLAGVLALAGVLSGCGGAGEPWPKRPLLNEMTKDRAAEGAPKAAAPAADATRGTILGPEKSAITYERLVKMPEPGWNIPRMAMPSPDGKLVTYLASESGDMTMSLFAFDLSTRTSKVLLRASDLPGSSKPLSREEELRRERQRQRAMGIVAYQWAEKAPVMLLPSSGDVFVRKAEGAITRLTETKEPELDPQICASGERVAFVRSDDVWVVDVATRKETRLTTGGPAGTTRGQSDFLGQEELDEPHGFFWSPGCDKIAYLEVDEREVPEHPVLGYRGEKPDLMMQKYPAVGDKNPKVRAGIVDLKTKKTTWLKWPAEAERYMVRFHWAPDGNSLYLQTLDRLQKRRALVRVDAKSGETKELFSETSATWLDPASFKPLDDSKRFLWTRDIGGHIHLELRDIATGAPIKQLTSGDWDVQLLGRVDEAGGRVFYIADGKEAPLDRQLYSVKLDGSETKRWTEEPGVHYAGVDRTAKIVTDIHSAKDRAPKVVIRELGGAVIGDLTLPMDADFASLGVRSPEIVTVDGPGGVKLYGSLLPPRVIEPGKKYPVLVMVYGGPGVQTVLNMWSPSLLWQHLADRGFVVFQLDNRGTSGRGPAFEAPLYKNVGHVELEDQIAGLDAIAKRSYVDASRVGIFGHSYGGYMAALALLKAPDRFHVGVAGSLVTDFRLYDSAYTERYLGSPKEDAKAYEAADLTKLAGNLRGKLFLLHALMDENVHFQNTAELIDALVAANKRFDLLVFPGERHGYRAPAARLYATQRSIEYFAENLR, encoded by the coding sequence ATGCACAAGGCACAGGGTTTGGCGGGCGTGCTTGCGCTCGCCGGGGTGCTCTCCGGTTGCGGCGGGGCCGGCGAGCCGTGGCCGAAGCGGCCGCTCTTGAACGAGATGACGAAGGATCGTGCTGCGGAAGGCGCGCCCAAGGCGGCGGCGCCCGCGGCCGATGCGACGCGTGGCACGATCCTCGGGCCCGAGAAGAGCGCCATCACGTACGAGCGCTTGGTGAAGATGCCGGAGCCCGGATGGAACATCCCCCGCATGGCCATGCCCTCGCCTGACGGCAAGCTCGTCACGTACCTCGCGAGCGAGTCGGGGGACATGACCATGTCGCTCTTCGCGTTTGATCTCTCGACGCGCACGTCGAAGGTGCTCCTTCGCGCCTCGGATCTCCCGGGCAGCTCGAAGCCGCTCTCGCGCGAGGAGGAGCTCCGACGCGAGCGCCAGCGGCAGCGGGCGATGGGGATCGTCGCGTACCAGTGGGCCGAGAAAGCGCCCGTCATGCTCTTGCCTTCGTCGGGGGACGTCTTCGTGCGGAAGGCGGAGGGCGCGATCACGCGCCTCACGGAGACGAAGGAGCCCGAGCTCGACCCGCAGATCTGCGCCTCGGGCGAGCGGGTCGCGTTTGTTCGATCGGATGACGTGTGGGTCGTGGACGTCGCGACGCGCAAGGAGACGAGGCTCACGACGGGCGGACCCGCGGGGACGACGCGCGGGCAGAGTGATTTCCTCGGACAGGAGGAGCTCGACGAGCCGCACGGGTTTTTCTGGTCCCCGGGCTGCGACAAGATTGCGTATCTCGAGGTGGACGAGCGCGAGGTCCCCGAGCATCCGGTGCTCGGGTATCGCGGCGAGAAGCCGGACCTCATGATGCAGAAGTACCCTGCGGTGGGTGACAAGAACCCCAAGGTCCGCGCGGGGATCGTCGATCTCAAGACGAAGAAGACGACCTGGTTGAAATGGCCCGCCGAGGCCGAGCGCTACATGGTCCGTTTCCACTGGGCGCCCGACGGCAATTCCCTTTATTTGCAGACGCTCGATCGCCTCCAGAAGCGTCGCGCGCTCGTGCGCGTGGACGCGAAGAGCGGCGAGACGAAGGAGCTCTTTTCGGAGACCTCGGCCACGTGGCTCGATCCGGCCTCGTTCAAGCCGCTCGACGATTCCAAGCGGTTTTTGTGGACGCGCGACATCGGAGGGCACATCCACCTTGAGCTCCGGGACATTGCCACGGGTGCGCCGATCAAGCAGCTCACCTCGGGCGACTGGGACGTGCAGCTCCTCGGCCGCGTCGACGAGGCGGGCGGGCGTGTCTTTTACATCGCGGATGGCAAGGAAGCGCCGCTCGACCGGCAGCTTTATTCGGTGAAGCTCGACGGCAGCGAGACGAAGCGCTGGACCGAAGAGCCCGGCGTGCATTATGCGGGCGTCGATCGGACGGCGAAGATCGTCACGGACATCCATTCGGCGAAGGATCGCGCGCCGAAGGTCGTCATTCGCGAGCTCGGCGGCGCCGTGATCGGCGATCTCACGCTGCCGATGGATGCCGATTTCGCCTCGCTCGGCGTGCGCTCGCCGGAGATCGTGACGGTGGACGGCCCCGGCGGCGTGAAGCTTTATGGCTCGCTCCTCCCGCCGCGCGTGATCGAGCCCGGCAAGAAGTATCCGGTCCTCGTGATGGTGTATGGCGGTCCGGGCGTGCAGACGGTCCTCAACATGTGGTCGCCGTCCCTCCTGTGGCAGCACCTCGCGGATCGGGGCTTCGTCGTGTTCCAGCTCGACAACCGCGGCACCTCGGGGCGGGGCCCGGCGTTCGAGGCGCCGCTCTACAAGAACGTGGGCCACGTCGAGCTCGAGGACCAGATCGCCGGCCTCGACGCCATCGCCAAGCGCTCGTACGTCGACGCGAGCCGCGTCGGCATCTTTGGCCACAGCTATGGCGGGTACATGGCGGCGCTCGCGCTGCTCAAGGCGCCCGATCGGTTCCACGTGGGCGTCGCCGGTTCGCTCGTGACGGACTTCCGGCTCTACGACAGCGCATACACCGAGCGGTACCTCGGCAGCCCCAAGGAGGACGCGAAGGCCTACGAAGCGGCGGACCTGACGAAGCTCGCCGGAAACCTCCGCGGCAAGCTCTTCCTCCTGCACGCGCTCATGGATGAGAACGTGCATTTCCAGAACACCGCGGAGCTCATCGACGCGCTCGTCGCGGCGAACAAACGCTTCGATCTGCTGGTGTTCCCCGGCGAGCGCCATGGCTACCGGGCGCCGGCCGCGCGCCTCTACGCGACCCAGCGGTCGATCGAATACTTCGCGGAGAACCTGCGGTAG